AAGAGAAAATTGGGCGGTTCTGACGAGGATTTTCCTGAAGAAGGCGAGGAAGAGTATGTTGAGCTTGACACCGGCGCTGGCGCTGACATAAAGACCAAGATCACAGTAAGGCCGTTTGTCATTGAAGATTTTGCTGATATCAAAGAAGTTCTTGATTCCTTAAGGGAAGGAGCTACAATCGCATTGGTGAATATAAGGCCATTGAAAGAGAAGGACCTTGTGGAACTAAAAAGAGCCATAAACAAGCTAAAGAAGACATGCGATGCAATTGAAGGTGATATTGCAGGGTTCGGCGATGACTATATTGTTGTTACGCCGTCATTTGCAAAGATCTACAGGACAAAGGCGACTGCCGATGTTGCTGAAGAGCCTGAAGGGGAAGAATAGGGTTTAATTCTTTATTTTGTTTTTTATTATTATTTCTAAAATTTTCAATAAAAAATAATTTAAAAAATAAATAGAAACTTTTATAAACTTATAACCAAAATAAATTCTTATGGACAAATTAGAAAAGCAGACATGCCCGATATGCGGCACCAATAACCTGACCCTTACTGAAGATGAAAAGGAAGTCCCATACTTCGGAAAAGTTTTTATTTTTGCAATGGTGTGCAGCTCGTGCAAATACCACAAGGCAGATGTTGAATGCGCGGAAAAGAAAGACCCTGCGCGCTATACTCTCGAAATTGCTTCTGAGAATGATATGAAAATAAGAGTTGTGAAAAGCTCTGAAGCAACTGTTAAAGTGCCTTACATCGGCTCTATCGAGCCTGGCCCTGATTCAAATGGAGATGTCA
This genomic stretch from Candidatus Woesearchaeota archaeon harbors:
- a CDS encoding ZPR1 zinc finger domain-containing protein; this encodes MDKLEKQTCPICGTNNLTLTEDEKEVPYFGKVFIFAMVCSSCKYHKADVECAEKKDPARYTLEIASENDMKIRVVKSSEATVKVPYIGSIEPGPDSNGDVTNVEGILTRFKEQIEGLKNDAEDEEDRKKAKNLLKKLTRIMWGQEKAVLTVEDPTGNSAIISEKAKIVKLKI
- a CDS encoding cell division protein SepF translates to MAGFFSNLKRKLGGSDEDFPEEGEEEYVELDTGAGADIKTKITVRPFVIEDFADIKEVLDSLREGATIALVNIRPLKEKDLVELKRAINKLKKTCDAIEGDIAGFGDDYIVVTPSFAKIYRTKATADVAEEPEGEE